A portion of the bacterium genome contains these proteins:
- a CDS encoding MarR family transcriptional regulator — MAQEPLSLETSLSFRLLNTAHAVQLHHQRALGGAALTLSQFWVLKLVCDGDARRPSDAARRLGVHPGDVTRLIRGLSAKGLLTRSRRGDDQRSLHLAPTPKGEQVAAELGALIAAADVALAAAAGPDAAARLFGLLDAVHERAGVRNTAGA; from the coding sequence ATGGCACAGGAACCTCTCTCCCTGGAAACCAGCCTCTCCTTCCGGCTGCTGAACACCGCGCACGCGGTCCAACTGCACCACCAGCGGGCCCTGGGCGGGGCCGCGCTGACGCTCAGCCAGTTCTGGGTGCTGAAACTGGTGTGCGACGGGGACGCGAGGCGGCCGTCGGACGCAGCCCGGCGGCTCGGGGTCCATCCCGGGGATGTCACGCGGCTGATCCGGGGGCTGTCGGCGAAGGGCCTGCTCACGCGGTCGCGGCGGGGGGACGACCAGCGGTCCCTGCACCTGGCGCCGACGCCCAAGGGCGAGCAGGTCGCGGCGGAACTGGGGGCGCTGATCGCGGCGGCGGACGTCGCGCTGGCGGCGGCCGCCGGACCGGATGCCGCGGCGCGGCTGTTCGGGCTGCTGGACGCCGTCCACGAGCGGGCCGGGGTCCGGAACACCGCCGGCGCCTGA
- a CDS encoding carbohydrate-binding module family 20 domain-containing protein: MKKVFLLSVLLLALGAGNAAAVIGWGGNVWPNSGAIVVPTGPVNVYAQCWKGGVTDAGGQGAGIEAFCDMSADGGAVSTVQMSFQGDVGSNDEYTVQVPQAMLMGASYVDVHVKFHDLTDDTWFTSVNDQAGNPPAQRYNVTNVLPVDVNVTFTLCMSGEATSGAPCVIGSAPAIGSWNTGVTMTSLGGDLYEVVVTFPAGGNPAFEYKFKKDGCSTWEGAANRPVMLPTDGTTSVVLAADSWNNLPIGCGLGNLLDADRTVCLQVCLDGIDNTGGVCSIGSVAQLSNWGAGVPAVQVGPGLYQTCLVFPAGSAIPLTVEYKFKKDDCGSWENVANRSFVVDNAMPGEQTLTSNWDDNTSGACTPVGNENADWGSVKAMYR; this comes from the coding sequence ATGAAGAAAGTGTTTCTGCTGTCCGTCCTGCTGCTGGCCCTCGGCGCCGGCAACGCCGCCGCCGTCATCGGCTGGGGCGGCAACGTGTGGCCCAACAGCGGCGCGATCGTCGTGCCGACCGGCCCCGTGAACGTCTACGCCCAGTGCTGGAAGGGCGGGGTCACCGACGCCGGTGGCCAGGGCGCCGGCATCGAAGCGTTCTGCGACATGTCGGCCGACGGCGGCGCGGTGTCGACCGTCCAGATGTCGTTCCAGGGCGACGTCGGCAGCAACGACGAGTACACGGTCCAGGTCCCGCAGGCCATGCTCATGGGCGCGTCGTATGTCGACGTGCACGTGAAGTTCCACGACCTGACCGACGACACTTGGTTCACCAGCGTCAACGACCAGGCCGGCAACCCGCCCGCGCAGCGCTACAACGTGACCAACGTGCTGCCGGTCGACGTGAACGTGACCTTCACGCTGTGCATGAGCGGCGAGGCCACCTCCGGCGCTCCCTGCGTCATCGGCAGCGCACCCGCGATCGGCAGCTGGAACACGGGCGTGACGATGACCAGTCTCGGCGGCGACCTGTACGAAGTCGTCGTGACCTTCCCGGCCGGCGGCAACCCCGCCTTCGAGTACAAGTTCAAGAAGGACGGCTGCAGCACGTGGGAAGGCGCGGCCAATCGCCCCGTCATGCTGCCCACCGACGGCACGACCTCGGTGGTCCTGGCCGCCGACAGCTGGAACAACCTGCCGATCGGCTGCGGCCTGGGCAACCTCCTGGACGCCGACCGCACGGTCTGCCTGCAGGTGTGCCTCGACGGCATCGACAACACCGGCGGCGTCTGCTCCATCGGCTCGGTGGCCCAGCTCTCGAACTGGGGCGCCGGCGTGCCGGCCGTGCAGGTCGGCCCGGGCCTGTACCAGACCTGCCTCGTGTTCCCGGCCGGCTCGGCGATCCCGCTGACGGTCGAGTACAAGTTCAAGAAGGACGACTGCGGCTCGTGGGAGAACGTGGCCAACCGCAGCTTCGTCGTCGACAACGCCATGCCCGGCGAGCAGACGCTGACGTCCAACTGGGACGACAACACCAGCGGCGCCTGCACCCCCGTGGGCAACGAGAACGCCGATTGGGGTTCGGTCAAGGCGATGTACCGGTAG
- a CDS encoding Xaa-Pro aminopeptidase translates to MDTATRILRREALRGLLPEGAILLPGNGQASRNYEDNAYPFRQDSHFLYFAGIARPDLALLLLPDGTGTLYGPAPHPDDVVWSGPQPSLGDLAAAAGLARHAPRDRLAADLAACGRVHYLPPYRASNRLLLADLLGVAPSAVADGASRDLVRAVVALREIKSDAEIAEIETALGVSALMYQFALRNARPGLHEAQIAGAMQGVALSYDMPPSFQPIVSVRGEILHNESRANTLEPGQLLLLDSGVETSEGYCSDITRTIPVSGVFAPRQRDVYDVVLGAQAAAIEAVAPGATNRDVHLAAALAVAGGLKDLGLMRGDPAAAVAAGAHALFFPHGIGHMLGLDVHDMEDLGDAVGYDEGEARSPQFGLNFLRLAKALKPGFVITLEPGIYFNPALIARWQDAGLHEGFIDYAAVRRYAGFGGIRLEDDVLVTADGNRVLGAPIPKTADDVELVMGGDAV, encoded by the coding sequence ATGGACACCGCCACCCGCATCCTGCGCCGCGAGGCCCTGCGCGGCCTGCTGCCCGAGGGCGCGATCCTGCTGCCGGGCAACGGCCAGGCCAGCCGTAACTACGAGGACAACGCGTACCCCTTCCGGCAGGACTCGCACTTCCTGTACTTCGCCGGCATCGCGCGCCCCGACCTGGCGCTGCTGCTGCTGCCCGACGGAACCGGCACGCTGTACGGGCCGGCCCCCCACCCCGACGACGTGGTGTGGTCCGGGCCGCAACCCTCCCTCGGCGACCTCGCCGCGGCGGCCGGGCTCGCGCGCCACGCGCCGCGCGACCGCCTCGCGGCGGACCTCGCCGCCTGCGGGCGGGTCCACTACCTGCCGCCCTACCGCGCGAGCAACCGCCTGCTGCTGGCGGACCTGCTGGGCGTGGCGCCGTCGGCCGTGGCGGACGGCGCCTCGCGCGATCTGGTGCGCGCCGTGGTCGCGCTGCGCGAGATCAAGAGCGACGCCGAGATCGCCGAGATCGAGACTGCCCTGGGCGTCAGCGCGCTGATGTACCAGTTCGCCCTGCGCAACGCGCGCCCCGGCCTGCACGAGGCCCAGATCGCCGGCGCCATGCAGGGCGTGGCGCTCAGCTACGACATGCCGCCGTCGTTCCAGCCGATCGTCTCGGTGCGCGGCGAGATCCTGCACAACGAGAGCCGCGCCAACACGCTCGAGCCGGGCCAGCTGCTGCTGCTGGACAGCGGCGTCGAGACCAGCGAGGGCTACTGCTCCGACATCACGCGCACGATCCCGGTGAGCGGCGTCTTCGCCCCGCGGCAGCGCGACGTCTACGACGTGGTGCTGGGCGCCCAGGCCGCGGCCATCGAGGCCGTGGCGCCCGGCGCGACCAACCGCGACGTGCACCTGGCGGCCGCGCTGGCCGTCGCGGGCGGGCTGAAGGACCTCGGCCTGATGCGCGGCGATCCCGCCGCCGCGGTCGCCGCCGGCGCACACGCCCTGTTCTTCCCGCACGGCATCGGGCACATGCTGGGCCTGGACGTCCACGACATGGAGGACCTCGGCGATGCCGTGGGCTACGACGAGGGGGAGGCGCGCAGCCCGCAGTTCGGCCTGAACTTCCTGCGGCTGGCCAAGGCGCTGAAGCCGGGGTTCGTGATCACGCTCGAGCCGGGGATCTACTTCAACCCGGCGCTGATCGCGCGCTGGCAGGACGCCGGGCTGCACGAGGGGTTCATCGACTACGCCGCCGTGCGGCGCTACGCGGGCTTCGGGGGGATCCGCCTGGAGGACGACGTGCTGGTCACCGCCGACGGCAACCGCGTGCTGGGGGCCCCGATCCCCAAGACGGCCGACGACGTCGAATTGGTGATGGGCGGCGACGCGGTCTAG
- a CDS encoding metal ABC transporter permease produces MSPQVEIQLIAAVTAAACSLVGTFLVLRRMAMMSDAISHSILLGIVVAFLAVGDLASPWLVLGAAATGVLTVALVETLHRTRLVKEDAAIGLVFPALFSLGVILLARHAGAVHLDTDVVLLGELAFAPFDRFAPGGTDLGPRALWLAGGVLLLDAAALALFFKELKLATFDAGLAATLGFAPALIHYGLMSLVSVTAVASFDAVGLVLVVALMVGPPAAAHLLTDRLPRLLGLAVLMGAASAVGGYWIARWLDVSIAGAMAATVGLVFLLALLSAPQRGLVAAARRRATQRLEFALAMLAIHVAQHQDGPDAADECRADRIHLHLHWESGFAERVLRAAEQRRLLHRAGGLVRLDEAGQALARGALTR; encoded by the coding sequence ATGTCGCCCCAGGTCGAGATCCAGCTCATCGCCGCGGTGACCGCCGCCGCCTGCTCCCTGGTGGGCACGTTCCTGGTGCTGCGGCGCATGGCGATGATGAGCGACGCGATCAGCCACTCGATCCTGCTGGGCATCGTCGTGGCCTTCCTGGCGGTCGGCGACCTCGCCTCCCCCTGGCTGGTCCTGGGCGCGGCGGCCACCGGCGTGCTGACCGTCGCCCTGGTCGAGACGCTGCACCGCACGCGCCTGGTCAAGGAGGACGCGGCCATCGGCCTGGTCTTCCCGGCCCTCTTCAGCCTGGGCGTGATCCTGCTGGCGCGCCACGCGGGTGCCGTCCACCTCGACACCGACGTCGTGCTGCTCGGCGAACTGGCCTTCGCGCCGTTCGACCGCTTCGCACCCGGCGGCACCGACCTGGGCCCGCGGGCGCTGTGGCTGGCGGGCGGCGTGCTGCTGCTGGACGCCGCCGCGCTGGCGCTGTTCTTCAAGGAGCTGAAGCTCGCGACCTTCGACGCCGGCCTGGCCGCCACGCTCGGCTTCGCGCCCGCCCTGATCCACTACGGCCTGATGTCGCTGGTGAGCGTGACCGCCGTGGCGAGCTTCGACGCGGTGGGGCTGGTGCTGGTGGTCGCGCTGATGGTGGGGCCGCCGGCCGCGGCCCACCTGCTGACCGACCGCCTACCGCGGCTGCTGGGGCTGGCGGTGCTGATGGGAGCGGCGTCGGCGGTCGGCGGCTACTGGATCGCCCGCTGGCTCGACGTCTCGATCGCGGGCGCCATGGCCGCGACGGTGGGGCTCGTCTTCCTGCTGGCGCTGCTGTCGGCGCCGCAGCGGGGCCTCGTCGCCGCCGCGCGGCGGCGCGCGACGCAGCGGCTGGAGTTCGCGCTGGCGATGCTGGCCATCCACGTGGCCCAGCACCAGGACGGGCCCGACGCCGCGGACGAGTGCCGCGCCGACCGCATCCACCTGCACCTGCACTGGGAGAGCGGGTTCGCCGAGCGGGTGCTGCGCGCCGCGGAGCAGCGGCGGCTCCTGCACCGTGCGGGCGGGCTGGTCCGGCTGGACGAGGCGGGACAAGCCCTGGCGCGCGGCGCCCTGACCCGCTAG